The Malus sylvestris chromosome 3, drMalSylv7.2, whole genome shotgun sequence genomic sequence TGGCACCCAACAAGAAGAAGCATACACAATTCGGCCCTTCCATCCTTGGAGCATCCAatcactatcttgatcaatttCAAAGTCTTTGTGGTACCATGCCTTCACCTTATCCTTGAAAATCTTCAGTAGACCTTGGTCCACTGGCAGCAGCTGCAACCCAGCCCTCATGCATCGAACCTGCCACTGCTTGTATGTCTCAGGCCTCTCAACCCTCTCTACGCCCTCACATGCTATTACATTCATAACTTCCCTGCCATAGAACTCCCTCTCAAACATCAACCTCTCTTCATTGTCACGGGGTATATTAATATCAAATGCATCATACAAGGCAGAGTAGTGGAAGAGAGCCTCCCGAAATCGAGTGTCAAAGAAAGGGGCAGTGTAGGAACCATTGATAATAGAGTGCACAAAAATATCTGGCTTCATCCTTCTTATTAGTTTTAGAACAGCATCCCTTGGACAGTTCACTTCAGCTGTCTCGTCAAGTAGGTTCTTGAACCGTAACATAGAATTCACAGCAAGCACCTCGTTCCTTTCAGTCTTGAGGTCCTCCAGTTGGATGGATTCCCAGTTTTGTGAAGCTATCGCATTGTACTCAAAAGGCACATTAAAACGCTCACAATATCTTGCCAAGCGACGTCCAGTCTCGTCAATCCACTCTGCTGGACGAAACCCAGGTTGGGGAACCTCTATCCCTGTAATGCGTAGCTTCGGAGGTCCTCCAGCTCTCTTTGAAAGATGCTGGATGAGGATGGGCCACTGGAAACCATACAGGATACCAAAATCGACAATATGAAGGGTTGTTGCTTTCTCGGCCATCTTCAAAATCATCTTGTTTTTGAAGAAAATTGACATTCTCTTGAAGGGACAAGCAGAAAGATGAACTTGGTAAGCTTTCAAAATCTCAACAGCTGGTGTCCTTTTGGAAGCAAGGGACGTATAAAACATTTGGGTTCCAGTGCCAGTACCAGCCATACGAGCCTCAAGACCATTTGCAAAGAAGTGAGCCAATCTTTGAGATCCATCACCATTAGGAGAAGAGTGCTGCCTAACCTTCTTTAGCAGTTCACTGGTGGTTTTAAAATCATTGGTTGACAAGGCTTGTGCGCATAAAATCAGGAGATTCCGCAAATCCACGGCTTCCTTCTTATCTCCTTGTTTCTTACCACGAGCCTTCCCACCATTACCATTAGATCCTTGTGCCTGTCCATTTGGCTGCAAGGTCTTGCTTGCTTCATTCTTAAAAGCAACATTGTCACACTGAGATTCATTATTTCCGCCAGGACAAAGCAACACCTTGTCAAACATCTCAGATAATTCACTCTCTTGAGTCCCTTCTAAATAAACTGCAGACTGCTTGCTACTCCTCCCTTCTTCGAGATCAACATCTTCCCgcttgtgattctttcttccctttgacCCATTAAGTAAGTTCTTCCTCTCACTCTTTTCTTTCTTGACAGTAACTATCGGCACATGTGCTTTCACTTCTGGAGACACTGTGTTGCTTTCCAGATCAACAAGCAACTGAGTGCTTTTCGGAAGGAATTTACTAGCTTCCTCTAACCCTCTCTGAAACTGAAAGATAGAATCACTATCTGTAAATATATTCTGAGCCACAAACTCTTCTATAGAAGAGCCCTGCAGCACATTATCAACATGCTGCTCATCACCAACACGCAGCCCATCACCAAGCCTAGTCATGCCATTTTCCAGAGGAACAGACAACTGTGAACTGGATTTTGAATTAAACTGGAAAGGGTAGTCATTGGGAAGGGAAGTTTGTGGAAAAGAAGATTTTTGGTCTCCTAGATCGCCAACCCATTGAGGATCAATGGAATTGCTAGTACCAGAATTAGTACTACCACTACAATCAGTACAATTCCCAGAAATATTACCATCGGGACTCTCAACATTCGGATTGATATAAAGGGGTTGCTGATTGGGTGAAAAGGGGTACTGTTGACCAAGAACATCGTAGAACGATTTCTCAGTCATACGAAGACCCAATGGATCATAGAACATGCAAGGCTTTTTCTCTATATTCTCTTCCATAAGAATCTGGTTTACGTATTTGAAAACAGATTCGGAGAAATCACTGTCATCGGAGGATGTGTCTCCTCCTCCAGGGCTCAAAGTATTAGGCAGTGAAAATGAGCCTTCATCTGGTGGACTCAAACTATTAGATGGAACAAATGACTCTCCAAATGTGGTCACACTAACTTTAGGAACAATATTACCCTGTTCGAAATCGGGTGGAGTGAAAAAATGATTATCCATAAAGTTAAGATCCGGAGAGAGCTGGTTAAATTGATATTCATTTATGAGATTTGGGAATTGAGTTGAATTGGGTGAGAAGGCTAGGTCATCAATACTAAAACCATTCATGTAATCAGGAACTCCATTGAAAGTTGGATGATCCATAACAATCACAGAAAAACACAGTATCTGGGACAATTGTAATCTCTAAAACCCCTCTAAAACTTAGAGATCCAACACACAAAATGATGAAATTCAAAGATTTAATCTCACCGACAAAGTCAGAAGGAACCCATCAAGGAATAAAGCATACTAACAAGAACAAATCAGAAGCAAAATAGAAAACCCTCAAAAACCCATCAGGGAAATTGAAAAACATCGATAACCCATCAGAGTTTTTGCAGATTTATTGCACAGGAAGCAAGGGGTATCAAGTGGAAGGCTCTATGAACAAGCAAAGATCGAACCTTTACCGAATAGGACGACAGAGAGCAAGATGAACAGAAAAGGACTAGCGTACCTTGAAGAAAAGCGTTGAGATTTGAGACAAGAAGCGGCGGTCAACCAAACTAAACATTGCAGGGTGAGTTTTTCTGATATTTATAAGCTGGTGGGCGTGACCGGCGTCACGAACGTTCTTGGAACGCCGCTTTTATCTGAATGGGAGTCAGAAAGTCCTGAACTTTTTCTTGCATGCTCACCGGAGGTCAGGATGGAGATCTTCTTGACCAGTTCATCTCTACcgtttaaatttaattcaacggttgtaattataataattttaaagaaTCTCTTGTTTGaaaccgttggattaaatttgaacgaTTCAGATGGGCTGATCAGAGAATCCATCCTGAgctccggagaggatcctcttcctttCCTGCAACGCATAGATTTGGTCCCACTCgtcctttgtttttctttcgaTAATCTGTCCTTTTCTTTTACCTGTCAATGTAACATAATTTGGAAATGGGACATGGAAAATGGAAGATTCTAAAATAATGTTACCTTTGACATAATCGGATTGGATCAATTTTACTTCAAAATTACTATCGAACTAATTACAATAAAATGATTTGGTTTAGTTCGTGTCAACTTTgtatttacaacaaaaaaaaattaacttaaatgtttttcattttttaggacatcaaactttaaaatttatTCCCTTGAAAAGAAGGAATATATTAtaattgccaaaaaaaaaaaacaataggtTTTTAAACACAACTGCAAAAAATATCCAACAAAAAGAATACATGATGCCAAATAAGAGTAAACCTTCTCTAAGAACTAAGCATGCATAACCTTTTAGATGAATTTGAACACACTGTTGACTTGAATTGGTAAGAATATGCACAACCAAcaaattaaagataaaaattCGTACTTCGACACTAACATAACAATTATCACTTATATAGATCGTCAACAAATCAGAATAACATGACAGATCTATGCTAAAGGCACACTTGTAATAAATTATGGTTGAAACAATAGAACAAAAGCCCTAGCCATAAGACCAAGAACATCACTTGTTTTCATAAGGAGTAACCATATTGTTAACAACGGGAGAGACATTGCCATTAAGGTAGAAATCACCATTATTAAGGTCAAAAGTAGCATCCTAGATACCGCAATAACAGCCAAGTCGAATGTAAACTTGAAAGTTTTGGAGGAAAGGGAATAGGGAAGGAAGATGAGGGTTGCGCAACTCATAAGACTTAAACTCATTCAAACGATAAAAACTTGCATGTAATatgtttcacatgtccaaaatTATGTGAATGGTACACAACCACGATAGATGATACATTCAATGATTACATATAAGTTTTTCTCTGGTTGTGTTAACATTGGTTGACTTTTAATGGAGGTCGTGTATTATTATAAATATAAGAGAATCTCCAAAAGACTCTATAAAACTAATAGAAAGCTAGTTTAAAGAACGAATCCATAAAAATCATCTTCAAGAGACTATATAAAAGACTATATAATGAATAATATCTGCATTCCCCCTCTTGGGAGGATGATCTCATTCCCACACTTGCAAATAATGTATCTTTACAACGGAAATTTCACAATCAAAACTGTTCAATGTctcaatcttcatttgaagattatTCCTACAAAATATCATCTGAATTTGAAATCGTGTAGTCATTCAAATGTATTAATGAATGGacggttcatcattaatctgtTATTATATAAACTTAACGAGCTAGTGTTCATTTTGCAATTATGAAGCCACTGCTCAAGGCTAAATgtcaaaaaaaaagtaataaaattcAAGAGTAGACCCCTGAGTTAAGAggaaagggaagagagagaaagtggttCTACTTCTAGAGAATGAATgagttgagttttttttttctttttgaaatgattaataaattttttaaatataatgaattgttaataataaaaaggctaaatttttttcttgatCCCTATGGTGAGACACTACTTTTAAATCGAtccatgtggtaaaaaaaagtGTTAATCTTAACCCTGTGGTGAAGTTCGTTATCAATCGTagccaaattgaaaattttgtcaaaatctcATCCACATGCAAGGGTAAAAAGGTCATtccattcttttttttctcttctttttggtAATTCCacttttttataatcaacaaaaatagaagggaaaaaaaaatccttccCCAATCCCTATCTTTGTCAACCACAGCCACAACGACCACCGCCACCTTCCCCTTCTCTCTCACATAACCCTAGCCGTCCCATCCACCACTGTTCTTCTTAAAATGAAACTAAATTCAATGTTTGCATATATAATAACTTATATTCTAATCTAAACGCGGCAATGTCTTTgtgattttttaaatattgattttGGACTCTTGGCTATCTTGAAATGAGAAAGTCTGATAATATGAACCTtgtaattttattgtttatttattcttttattgtagctctaaaagttttttttttttaaattatgtcCATATAGCGCTTTATGATTGGTTGATGgaatcaataaaaacaaaaataacaattttGTCCCTACAAATGAAAGAAGAATGAGGAAAAATCTAATAAGGACTATGATTGATAACAAATTTCACCACATGATTACAATTAATAGCTTTTTCACCACATAGGTCTATTTAAAAGTAGGGTAtttgatgtggtagaaactaacacacaaattcaaCCCTATAAAATATGCAATCGTAGTACGAGTAAGTAATGATCGTTCTATTCCGAGGATTAGTAGGGATGCTAACCAACACAAATTAAGcttataaaactgaaaactaagttaaactagCAACAAAACAATGACTTGAGGGATTTTGAACGAATTtgattaaaacaaaagtaaatggcagcaagtaaattaagttgtgaatgaaatatggatgaaaggaTAGCTAAATGAttgttctccacacatgaatcatatgcatacaaatcaatttccagttattattcctaCAAAACCATTAATGAAAATGCCCTAAATTAACTGTGAccaacactaattaactctcagattttcctaagttcattgaattggactcagcgacgcaaccaaattattcttctcaagttccctaactatgaaaatcatgatagagatacatctcaaatatcattaagttctatgaaaatcataagtgttgacaaaacattcgtaactatgaaaaatatgatactcctgccaataatttacttaactcaatcatgactagtgacttttactatttataaatataagttcataacgattaggtgaaattcccttatattatagcatcaaatccctgcctgcaaactaagtatgcatccttactaaacatacaagaataagttctctataaagcaaataagtaaatcgcattcatgtcTTATggaacaataactggatgtaatcaatttatataaaacatatgatcatggctttgaattcacctctagttaaaaagaaacttagttacacatgttcatcataactgaaaaagcaatctaaaataaacattgaaacttaaaacaaagagaGAAATAACTCTGAAAATTCCAGcaacttcaatggatgaatggtagGTGCGGCGCACCCTAAATCGTTGGAGGAAAAGGTTTTggcattttgaattattttaggacTCTAAGAATCAGGTAGAAAGTGTTGGAATGTAATTAGGATTCATCCTTATAGttggagataagataagataatgttcctcTCCAATTATgattcctctttcttgtgtaattccttgtcttccaagccTTAACTTTAATTTCTTCAGAGTTTAGCACATATCTAGCACCATTTAAACATCAAAAATGTCCAACCCATATGCTATTCACGCATGGAATCCA encodes the following:
- the LOC126616860 gene encoding scarecrow-like protein 33, whose translation is MDHPTFNGVPDYMNGFSIDDLAFSPNSTQFPNLINEYQFNQLSPDLNFMDNHFFTPPDFEQGNIVPKVSVTTFGESFVPSNSLSPPDEGSFSLPNTLSPGGGDTSSDDSDFSESVFKYVNQILMEENIEKKPCMFYDPLGLRMTEKSFYDVLGQQYPFSPNQQPLYINPNVESPDGNISGNCTDCSGSTNSGTSNSIDPQWVGDLGDQKSSFPQTSLPNDYPFQFNSKSSSQLSVPLENGMTRLGDGLRVGDEQHVDNVLQGSSIEEFVAQNIFTDSDSIFQFQRGLEEASKFLPKSTQLLVDLESNTVSPEVKAHVPIVTVKKEKSERKNLLNGSKGRKNHKREDVDLEEGRSSKQSAVYLEGTQESELSEMFDKVLLCPGGNNESQCDNVAFKNEASKTLQPNGQAQGSNGNGGKARGKKQGDKKEAVDLRNLLILCAQALSTNDFKTTSELLKKVRQHSSPNGDGSQRLAHFFANGLEARMAGTGTGTQMFYTSLASKRTPAVEILKAYQVHLSACPFKRMSIFFKNKMILKMAEKATTLHIVDFGILYGFQWPILIQHLSKRAGGPPKLRITGIEVPQPGFRPAEWIDETGRRLARYCERFNVPFEYNAIASQNWESIQLEDLKTERNEVLAVNSMLRFKNLLDETAEVNCPRDAVLKLIRRMKPDIFVHSIINGSYTAPFFDTRFREALFHYSALYDAFDINIPRDNEERLMFEREFYGREVMNVIACEGVERVERPETYKQWQVRCMRAGLQLLPVDQGLLKIFKDKVKAWYHKDFEIDQDSDWMLQGWKGRIVYASSCWVPA